In one Terriglobia bacterium genomic region, the following are encoded:
- a CDS encoding DUF354 domain-containing protein gives MEFSVRGSEGHVNPGTQKKIWIDLDNSPHVPFFIPIIEELQKRGHQILLTARDSYQVCELLEFHHLACKVIGGHWGKNRALKALGTLLRAALLMPLAIKAKPDLAISLVSRGQLLTCSALAIPTIVLFDYEFVMKMQFLHPDWIFVPEVIPESGAGTPKREILRYPGLKEDVYVPKFKPDSTIKKQLGINETDLLVTVRPPATEAHYHNPESEKLMSAALDFLTQLPDVRVVLLPRNDRQAIALRKDWGDWIAKGKIVIPARVMDGLNLIWFSDLVISGGGTMNREAAALGVPVYSIFRGKIGAVDRYLAEKGRLVLLERVADIHTKIVLERREQARCDFSTDSIALRCISEAIISIAEHQCLPAQRQK, from the coding sequence ATGGAGTTTTCCGTGAGAGGATCAGAAGGCCACGTAAATCCAGGGACTCAAAAAAAGATCTGGATTGATCTGGATAACTCTCCTCACGTTCCTTTTTTTATTCCCATCATTGAGGAGCTTCAGAAGCGGGGTCACCAAATCCTGCTTACGGCTCGAGATTCTTATCAAGTTTGCGAGCTTCTGGAGTTTCATCATCTCGCCTGCAAAGTCATTGGGGGTCACTGGGGCAAGAACCGGGCTTTGAAAGCGCTGGGAACCTTATTGCGCGCCGCGCTGCTCATGCCCTTGGCGATCAAAGCGAAGCCGGACCTGGCCATCTCGCTCGTGTCGCGGGGCCAGCTTTTGACATGCAGCGCCCTGGCTATCCCAACGATTGTGCTGTTTGATTATGAGTTCGTAATGAAGATGCAGTTTTTGCATCCGGATTGGATCTTTGTACCGGAAGTGATACCGGAATCGGGGGCTGGTACACCCAAAAGAGAAATCTTGCGCTACCCGGGGCTAAAAGAAGATGTATATGTGCCGAAGTTCAAGCCGGATTCGACCATAAAAAAGCAGCTCGGAATCAACGAGACAGACTTGCTCGTTACAGTGCGCCCTCCAGCCACGGAAGCTCATTATCACAATCCAGAAAGCGAGAAGCTGATGAGTGCGGCGCTCGATTTTCTCACTCAGCTGCCCGATGTTCGCGTGGTCTTACTCCCTCGTAACGACAGGCAGGCCATAGCATTGCGGAAAGACTGGGGCGATTGGATTGCGAAGGGCAAGATTGTCATTCCGGCGCGTGTAATGGACGGATTGAACCTGATCTGGTTTTCCGATCTGGTGATTAGCGGGGGCGGGACGATGAATCGCGAAGCGGCGGCCCTGGGCGTCCCGGTCTACAGCATCTTTCGCGGCAAAATCGGAGCCGTGGACCGGTACCTTGCCGAAAAAGGCCGTCTCGTGCTTCTGGAGCGAGTTGCGGATATCCATACCAAAATTGTCCTCGAACGGAGGGAGCAGGCTCGTTGTGATTTTTCGACAGACAGCATCGCTCTTCGCTGTATATCGGAAGCAATTATCTCGATCGCGGAGCACCAGTGCCTACCAGCGCAACGCCAAAAGTGA
- the wecB gene encoding UDP-N-acetylglucosamine 2-epimerase (non-hydrolyzing) — MQIKIVTVVGARPNFMKAAPVLQAIHERNEKKGARGLKIQHLLVHTGQHYDALMSDRFFSDLNLPKPDVYLGVGSGSQGSQTAEILRKFEDVAAQEWPDVVVVVGDVNSTVACALATAKLPVSANRRRPLIAHIEAGLRSFDRMMPEEINRIVTDHLSDLLFVTEKSGLVNLRREGIPNKKIFFVGNTMIDSLLAFQERADESPILDSFGLRAGTSRNGSRGAIQPYALLTLHRPSNVDEKAAFLKILKGLEYLSSQLPIIFPVHPRTRKRIEEFGLQQYFEISEAAGLSPITAPVAPTGAKGIHLADPLGYIDFLCVMKHARLVLTDSGGIQEETTCLGVPCVTIRENTERPVTVERGTNVVAGTSIQGIRRAIRQQIGRKIQPRVPEKWDGKTAQRIVEILARVASRRHSGAAIEEQHAVVGEVRT; from the coding sequence ATGCAAATTAAAATTGTCACGGTTGTTGGCGCTCGGCCCAATTTCATGAAAGCCGCACCGGTCCTTCAAGCCATCCACGAGCGCAACGAGAAAAAAGGTGCGCGGGGACTAAAGATTCAGCATCTGCTTGTGCACACGGGGCAGCATTACGACGCACTGATGTCCGACCGGTTCTTCTCCGACCTGAACCTGCCCAAGCCGGACGTGTACCTTGGCGTTGGTTCCGGTTCGCAGGGATCACAAACAGCTGAGATTCTGAGGAAATTCGAGGACGTAGCAGCCCAGGAATGGCCAGACGTCGTGGTTGTCGTGGGTGACGTCAACTCAACGGTCGCCTGTGCCCTGGCGACCGCGAAGCTTCCAGTAAGCGCAAACAGACGCAGGCCCTTGATCGCCCACATCGAAGCGGGCCTCCGCTCCTTCGATCGCATGATGCCGGAAGAAATCAATCGAATTGTGACGGATCACCTCTCCGATCTCCTTTTTGTAACGGAAAAGAGTGGATTGGTGAACCTGCGGCGGGAAGGAATCCCCAACAAGAAAATATTCTTTGTCGGCAACACAATGATCGACTCGCTTCTGGCGTTCCAAGAGCGCGCCGATGAGTCCCCCATTCTTGATTCATTCGGGTTGCGCGCGGGAACCAGCCGGAACGGCAGTCGCGGGGCGATCCAACCTTATGCCCTGCTCACCCTGCACCGCCCCTCGAACGTTGACGAAAAGGCAGCGTTCCTGAAAATCTTAAAAGGCCTTGAATATCTGTCATCCCAGTTGCCGATTATTTTTCCAGTCCATCCGCGGACCCGGAAACGCATCGAGGAATTTGGCCTTCAGCAATATTTCGAGATTTCGGAAGCCGCCGGTCTTTCACCCATAACCGCGCCGGTTGCGCCAACGGGTGCCAAGGGGATTCATCTGGCCGATCCTCTCGGATACATCGATTTCCTTTGCGTGATGAAGCACGCCCGCCTGGTCCTCACCGATTCAGGAGGAATCCAGGAAGAAACAACCTGTCTGGGTGTTCCGTGCGTCACCATCCGCGAGAATACGGAGCGCCCCGTGACCGTAGAACGAGGAACAAACGTTGTCGCGGGAACGTCGATTCAAGGAATCCGAAGAGCAATCCGGCAGCAGATTGGCCGCAAGATCCAGCCTCGGGTCCCGGAGAAGTGGGATGGCAAGACAGCCCAGCGCATTGTGGAAATCCTGGCTCGTGTCGCCAGTAGGCGCCATTCCGGCGCTGCAATCGAAGAACAACACGCAGTTGTGGGTGAGGTTCGGACTTGA
- a CDS encoding GNAT family N-acetyltransferase yields the protein MESGVHVRILRTLAEVEDIRQTWESWPGNRDSDIDFYLTVLRSCPETVRPHIVMIGRGGQPDAMLVGRIDDRQIDFRVGYLHLKSKARILYFVYGALRGNPTAENSELLVREVCKSLSQGEADVAYLNFLRTDSHVYGFGRKIPGILTRDYVPATQLHFSRTIPKSADEFYQSLSSNARWQAKSKQKKLVKAFSGAVNVRCFREVGELDNLIQDVERVAKSSYQRGLGVGFVDSPEMRERLRLKAHKGWLRAYVLYVAQRPCAFWIGDLNGETFGSDYLAYDADLAKYSPGMYLILKVIESFCSGNEDRVTEVDFATGHAQYKEVLGNRRWTESAVYIFAPSLRGFKLNAFKCFTGGIEQVLRRTLDETGLLQMIKKRWRDRLRQKTSGED from the coding sequence ATGGAATCAGGTGTCCATGTCAGAATTCTGAGGACCCTGGCCGAGGTTGAAGACATCCGCCAAACTTGGGAATCCTGGCCAGGCAATCGGGATTCTGACATAGATTTCTATCTGACAGTTCTACGCTCCTGTCCAGAAACTGTGCGCCCTCACATCGTCATGATCGGCCGTGGGGGCCAGCCCGATGCCATGCTCGTCGGACGGATAGACGACAGGCAGATTGATTTCAGAGTCGGCTATCTCCATTTGAAGTCTAAGGCCCGCATCCTGTATTTTGTTTACGGCGCCTTGCGAGGAAATCCGACAGCCGAAAACAGCGAACTATTGGTCCGCGAGGTTTGCAAATCGTTGTCTCAGGGAGAGGCAGACGTCGCATACCTCAATTTCCTCCGGACAGACTCTCATGTTTACGGGTTCGGGAGAAAAATCCCTGGAATTTTGACCCGCGACTACGTCCCCGCTACCCAACTGCACTTCAGCAGGACCATCCCGAAGAGTGCAGATGAGTTCTATCAGAGCCTTTCGTCCAATGCCCGATGGCAAGCAAAAAGCAAGCAGAAAAAGCTTGTGAAAGCGTTTTCTGGTGCAGTAAACGTGCGCTGTTTTCGGGAGGTCGGAGAACTCGACAACCTGATTCAAGATGTAGAGCGGGTCGCGAAGAGTTCTTACCAGCGTGGTTTAGGAGTCGGGTTCGTTGACAGTCCGGAGATGCGAGAGCGGTTGCGACTGAAGGCCCACAAGGGGTGGCTCCGTGCTTATGTCCTTTATGTTGCACAACGCCCATGTGCATTCTGGATAGGAGATCTCAATGGGGAGACCTTCGGCAGCGATTATCTAGCCTACGATGCAGATCTCGCAAAGTACTCACCGGGAATGTATTTAATCCTGAAAGTAATCGAGAGCTTTTGCAGTGGCAATGAGGACCGAGTGACCGAGGTGGACTTTGCGACGGGGCATGCTCAGTACAAGGAAGTGCTGGGAAACCGGCGATGGACGGAATCTGCGGTTTATATATTCGCGCCATCCCTCAGGGGATTTAAATTGAACGCTTTCAAGTGCTTCACGGGCGGAATCGAGCAAGTGCTGAGGCGAACCCTGGATGAAACCGGCCTGCTGCAGATGATCAAAAAGAGGTGGCGTGACCGCCTGAGGCAGAAAACATCAGGCGAGGATTAA
- a CDS encoding glycosyltransferase family protein, producing the protein MSTTMPITFAIAVNNRAVLERNFLASPCLRGTHPHQILIQEGFSSAAKAYNDAIDRSHNDLIVFCHQDIIFPEYWLLQLGRALDYLESEDPPWGVLGCYGETSDYKGRGHIYSSGRGVLGMPFDRPVPIQTLDEIVLILRKSSGLRFDERLPHFHLYGADICMAAMKKGMKNYAISAFCIHNTHQYLVLPKEFYECYRSLKRSWKKNLPIQTTCIKVTKFDLPMYKRRLQEVYLRYIRRKEVGATREDNVQRLLEEFRTSSN; encoded by the coding sequence ATGTCGACTACGATGCCAATCACGTTCGCGATCGCGGTGAATAACAGAGCGGTATTGGAGCGCAACTTCTTGGCATCCCCTTGCCTCCGCGGGACTCACCCTCATCAGATACTTATTCAAGAGGGCTTCAGCTCTGCCGCGAAGGCCTATAATGACGCGATTGACAGATCCCATAACGACCTCATCGTATTCTGTCATCAGGATATTATTTTCCCTGAGTACTGGCTATTACAACTGGGACGCGCGCTTGATTATTTGGAGTCGGAGGACCCCCCGTGGGGAGTGTTGGGATGCTACGGCGAAACGAGCGATTATAAAGGGAGAGGACACATCTACTCCTCCGGCCGAGGTGTATTGGGAATGCCTTTTGACCGTCCCGTTCCGATTCAGACTCTCGACGAAATCGTCTTGATCTTGAGAAAATCGTCAGGTTTGAGATTCGATGAACGCTTACCCCACTTTCATCTCTACGGCGCCGACATTTGTATGGCCGCGATGAAAAAAGGAATGAAGAATTATGCGATTTCCGCCTTTTGCATACATAACACTCATCAGTATCTAGTCCTTCCCAAGGAGTTCTACGAGTGCTACAGAAGCCTCAAGCGAAGCTGGAAGAAAAACCTGCCGATCCAGACTACCTGCATTAAAGTCACTAAATTTGATCTCCCGATGTACAAGAGAAGACTTCAAGAGGTTTATCTGCGATATATCCGTCGAAAGGAAGTCGGGGCAACCCGTGAAGATAACGTGCAGCGACTGCTGGAGGAATTTAGAACTTCGTCCAACTAG